In one window of Nicotiana tabacum cultivar K326 chromosome 12, ASM71507v2, whole genome shotgun sequence DNA:
- the LOC107824552 gene encoding putative 4-hydroxy-4-methyl-2-oxoglutarate aldolase 2: protein MALVTTAEVCDANPQLIVSGELRALQPIFKIYGRRQVFSGPVVTLKVFEDNVLVREFLEEKGNGRVLVVDGGGSLRCAILGGNPVVQAQNNGWAGIVVNGCVRDVDEINGCDIGVRALAPHPMKANKKGIGEKHVPITIAGTRICDGEWLYADTDGILISKMELSV from the coding sequence ATGGCCTTGGTTACCACTGCTGAAGTTTGTGATGCAAACCCACAGCTTATTGTGAGTGGTGAACTACGTGCACTGcagccaatcttcaaaatatacGGCAGGCGCCAAGTCTTCTCAGGACCTGTTGTCACTCTGAAAGTATTTGAAGACAATGTTTTGGTCCGTGAGTTTCTCGAGGAGAAAGGTAATGGAAGAGTTCTTGTCGTCGACGGAGGCGGCAGTCTGAGATGTGCAATTTTGGGTGGCAACCCTGTAGTACAAGCTCAAAACAACGGATGGGCTGGGATTGTAGTAAATGGTTGTGTAAGAGATGTGGACGAAATCAATGGTTGTGATATCGGAGTAAGAGCTCTGGCGCCACATCCAATGAAAGCCAATAAGAAGGGTATTGGAGAGAAGCATGTTCCGATAACCATTGCCGGGACTAGAATCTGTGACGGTGAGTGGCTTTATGCAGATACTGATGgtattttgatttcaaaaatggAGCTATCTGTTTGA